From the genome of Vigna angularis cultivar LongXiaoDou No.4 chromosome 11, ASM1680809v1, whole genome shotgun sequence, one region includes:
- the LOC108333596 gene encoding uncharacterized protein LOC108333596, with protein MDSAFGLFLMTFSWVSFTCDGQSVKSAHVLDLIIRDHTFMALDKNLRTAIPQSVDLPANLSGIGVDAVRFRCGSLRRYGAHLKEFHLGTGVTVHPCIERVMLIRQNMGHNWSSIYYANYDLSGYQLVSPIVGLLAYNADDDDANSSNPFQLGIVAGERPMTIDFTNATKLNKEDGIKPLCASFEGDGRMTLAKGNPSTPLVCVAKRHGHFGLVVESPPDQFRNKPISRWKVAVGSTIGAALGAFLLGLLLVAMLVRVKKRSRMVEMERRAYEEEALQVSMVGHVRAPTAHGTRTTPIIEHDYRPHPR; from the coding sequence ATGGACTCTGCTTTTGGTCTGTTTTTGATGACATTTTCCTGGGTGTCATTTACATGTGATGGTCAGAGTGTGAAATCAGCTCATGTTCTTGACCTCATCATAAGGGATCACACGTTCATGGCATTGGACAAGAACTTGAGAACAGCAATACCACAGTCAGTGGACCTACCTGCAAATCTTTCAGGCATTGGAGTTGATGCTGTGAGGTTTAGATGTGGCAGTTTGAGAAGGTATGGTGCACACTTGAAGGAATTTCATCTGGGTACTGGTGTGACTGTGCATCCATGTATTGAGAGGGTCATGTTGATCAGACAAAACATGGGTCACAATTGGTCTTCTATCTATTATGCTAACTATGATCTATCTGGGTACCAGCTTGTGTCTCCAATTGTGGGGCTCCTAGCTTACAATgccgatgatgatgatgcaaaCTCAAGCAACCCTTTCCAACTTGGGATTGTGGCTGGAGAAAGACCAATGACAATTGACTTCACCAATGCCACAAAGTTGAACAAGGAAGATGGGATCAAGCCCTTGTGTGCCAGCTTTGAAGGTGATGGAAGAATGACACTTGCAAAAGGAAACCCTTCAACACCACTTGTTTGTGTTGCAAAGAGGCATGGCCATTTTGGTTTGGTTGTGGAGTCCCCTCCAGATCAGTTCAGGAACAAGCCCATAAGTAGGTGGAAAGTGGCTGTTGGAAGCACCATAGGTGCTGCTTTGGGTGCTTTTCTCTTAGGCTTGCTTCTTGTGGCAATGCTTGTTAGGGTGAAGAAGAGATCAAGAATGGTGGAGATGGAGAGAAGGGCCTATGAAGAAGAAGCCCTTCAGGTTTCAATGGTTGGACATGTCAGAGCTCCTACTGCACATGGCACTCGAACCACACCCATCATTGAGCATGACTACAGACCTCATCCTCGTTGA